TTTGGTCGGGTCACGAGTGCTGACTTGTAGCTAACTTCCGGGCCCGCCAAATTAAAGTCTTTTTTTTTGGACATGAAATGGTCTTCGTTTCTTCCTAGGTAATCGCTTCCTCAATAATATCCAAGCTCAGAggattttattgaaaatataaacggGTGATCTGATATTCCAAATCTTCGAATTCGAGAGCAGATCcatgataataaaaaaaaattgtgtttttccccaaaataatagttttaaataaaaaaaagtaacaaaaaaatataatttttcccaaaatgGTTTAGTTCTTGTAGAAATGAAAACGATGAAATTGATATTAAACTCTCTAGTCTACTTCAGTCAGAACATCAAGTTTGACTTCTACTTATTCTCGGCAAAGATTATTTGGCCACTGCTCAGCTTTTTAACGTGGTGATGGTCAATTGTTAGATGTCTCGTACCAATTAGATTAATTTTTTTAGGGTTATGCATATGAAATTGAATAACAAAGGAGGTGTGTTATTTCATGTTTGCTAAATTAAATTCTTGAAAGTTGTATATATGAACTTATACAATTCTCTCTTCTTAAAAACTAGCTTTTAGGTGGATTTAAGTCAAAGTTTCGATCTTTAACATCTATGTTAATCGAAAATGATATTAAACtctcactacaaaaaaacggatCGAATAGCGACGGTTCgacaaaaaaccgtcgctaaataaaaaaGCGACGTTTTAATAATACCCGTCGCTTTTTTAGCCACGGTGCATAACTTACCGTTGCTATTTTCGCAACGGTTCTTAATAAACTGTCGCTAcaatagcgacagtttaacAAACCCGTCGCTCTTTTAGCAAGCCCGTCGCtcttttagcgacagtttaaccATACCCGTTGTTAATATAGCGACTGTTTAACATAAACGGTCGCTATCATTGCGACGGTTTATCCGCTAATCAAAATAAGCGACGGTgtcataaaaccgtcgcttttcTAACAGTCACGGTTTAtagtaaaccgtcgccgatttagaaGCGACGGTACTACAACCCGTGGCAAAATATTGCGACGGTTAAttctaaaccgtcgccgatctaaacggcgacggtttaataataaccgtcgccgatggtTAAATAATATGTCATCGCTATGATTCTATATATACCGAGGAGGTTCGCGTAAATCTCACTCAATTTTCGCCTGGTAGTAATGAATCTCTATTAATTTTTCGAAGTTtcgatttttaattttatactaACTATTACGTACTTATTTTGTAGATTTGCTACTCGGTGTGATTTGCCATCGGACAACATCAGGTGAAGCTTGTTTTTTACGTGAATTTaatacatgattttattttttgcgTAGTAGTTTGATTATTTGCGTAAATTTAATACATTATTTTTGCGTAAATTTAATATCTTCGTGCACATCAGCTGCGATTTTTATTAGATACCGTCGCCATATTACACAGGGGTTATGTGCTCTGGAGTCTGGAAGAATCGTACTAATTCCTAGTCCCCTATTTTGAGAGATCTCTCCGATCActttaaattttgataaaaagAAGTTCACTACAATGTCGTCTTTGGGAACTTCAAAGGGAATTTTAGAAATAGCGAAATTCGCAGTATATGTCACAGTTCCGATTGGGCTAATGTATTTCTACGCCAACAACGCCAAGAATCTCCAGAAATTCATGGGAAAGGtaagattttttttgttttattgctttttaaATATCTTCTTTCTTGCTTAACTGGAGAGTTCAATAAATTGTTGGAGGTAATTGGGAAGTTTTGTTTTCTGAAACGAGTTGTGAGGGTATTCGTTCTGGTTATTCAAGTTAATACTTTAAGGTGACCCGACCCGTGTGTTATGTTACGGTTTTTTAGCTTCAGTTTGTGATTGGTATATATAATTACCTCAGTTACTACTCGTAGTGTACGAGATCATGAACAAAGTCATACATGTTGTTTAGGTTGAAATTTCATGTAAGTTGATTTGACAAAATTCCGTTTCATGTTCTGAAATAGAACTCCGAGAGAAGGGATTTTTTTTAATGCTGTTATTTGTTGGGACTTGAATCAGCCTTTTGAAAATTGTATCAGGTTCGTGAGGTTTATAATAAGGGCCTAAAAATGCATAGAAGTTTTAGATTATAAAGTTTTAGGGGTGGGAATGGggcaaaatttttttatttttttaaaaattattaccaTGGAAGTTGAGATGGTAGGCAACTATATATGTTGCATGTTGCAAGTTTACATTTTTCAGTTTCTAGGTTCTTGGTGTTTCTTTGGGTATTGACTTGCATTGCTTGCAAATGTGTGTGTATCGAGATAACAATAGTTATTTCTCAAATGACAAATGTAACATATGAATATTTGGTTATTATAGTATTGACAATGATAATTGATAATGCAATTTGATGAAATGTGTATGATTAGTAGTTTGTTAAGAGTCCTTAAtagcgatatatgcatgtactGTTTGTTATATTTGGAACGAATAGAAATAAGAATTATTAGTTTGTTTCTTTCTCTTGGCTCCTCTCCTGTCTCTTGGTTCTCCGTGTTCTTCCGCCCTTTCCCCCCTTCTCTgctatttttcttcttacttgaATTCTTGGAGTCAAAACACTACTCGAAGCAGCATATTCAAATTGTATCAAAATTGAACAAAAATTGTAGCTTTAGCATAAATGAGGCTACTTGCTCTATATTTAAAGAGCAAAACTGCCAGATGGTTCATGGTGGTTGAATTTCAGATAAAATATGACTGATGTTTTACTTGGCTTCTGAAAAGTTTGCAACAAATGTGGTAGGAAGAGTTTTATGGTTTCTAGCATAAATGATTTAGCTTCCTCTGTATAAAGAGTACAAAATAGATTGAATACCTGGAACATTTTACATCCGATTGGGAAGAGTACTGGATAGAAATAGTTTGGTGCTTTCTAGCAAACCAAAAATAGCTTTCTGTATCTGGAAAACATGATGGTGTTGCCCACTATAACGATCTGAAGCTAATCAAATATAGTTTTCAATTTGAGGAAATAATCTTCGTGCCACTTTTTTGAGTTATTATTATTCTTTACCATGTAGTTTTGGTGAAGGTTATATTGTTGTACATATATAAGCAAAAGTGGGAGAAAGGTGTTTTGCATTTTTGCTATGAGTGTCCATAGGCCACAGAACCACCTCGGAGAAGTGTTTTTATCCATAAAATGATGTAAAAATGTAAAACAATCCACATTTATGGTGATTTCTGAATGCATATGCAAAATCAAATGAGAAGTTAGTAGGGGAAGACAAATAATTGTTTGCAGcgaaatttttttattctacTTTAATTTGGCTAAACTCAGCCATTATCTCAACATATGTAGCAGCTAAAGCTATACTGATTTGGTGTAGAATCCTGAAATTCGGTTTGTTTCAAAAACAATTATGCCATGGCGGAGTGAGACATTGTTGGCTAATACTTGTATATGTTTTTCGTGCATTGTTATTTTACGTGACGCAATAATTGCTTGAACCAGGTTCTATTTTGGATAAAGCCTTTTTAAGATAGTGACGTAAGGGAGTCAATTAAGTCAATGAAAAGTAATTCAGTATTCGAGCTCAAGTCCAGTATTTTCAAATAACTCAAGTTTGTTCGAGAATCTATCTAGTTTGAGTTTTGGCAGCATATTGTTGAAATATCCATCGGTTTTTATCAACTTAGTTACCAATaccctcaatcatgtcaattttgggtaaaatgattattttaaaagagtATCTTGATTCTTGAGTTCAAGTTCTCGACAAGCACTCGAGCTTGACGTCAACTGAGCTCAGTTTAGACTGTCTTAGCCAGTGGTTCAATGTGTTTGCAGGCTTAATTTTGTCAAGCATGTAATGTAAGTCACATAATTCTTTAGCATTTGTCTTGCTATGATTTTATTTTCTCATCTAGCTATATGAAATTCAACACACATTATTCTTTGTTAAGCTTTCTAAATCATGTTGTTGATTTATTGTGAAGCGTCAATATGTCGTGTACCCTCCTGAAGCGCCACGGCCTCCATCACCGGAGGAAATGAGAGAAATGGCTCGAGAATTAGCAAGAAAAAGAGATCAGAAGTGAATATACACTTGACTGACGTGATGAGTGATCTTCAAGAATAAACCAAAACACATGAAGGGTACCATTCGAATTCAAATGTTGCATCGAGAAGTTGTTCGTTTCCATGTTTTGATTTTGCATCAAAGCCATGTTTTTGGTTGACAGAGAAGGAAACGAACAACTTCTCGATGCAAAATTTATGTTGACATTCATATCAAAATCAGGAGGAAAAAAAACAGAACTGCATCGAGACACGAATGCACAAAATAACTAACAAATATTTCCCGTTGCTAAATTAAAAGCATGAACGTCCATAAACGATGTAGATGattttctgtaaaaaaaaaaatacaaaaacaaattCGACTTATCAAAAACTCAATTTGTGTTCATTCGAGTTCAATTTGGTTCcaagaagaagaagagaaaCAAAAATTTACAACTACCTATTTCCCGATCTGGCCTGTAAAATAATTCGTAAATCAAAACCGACAACAACAGGAGAGATTGAGGGAAAACATTCACAAACTAACCTGTTTCAATATCTAAGCGTGGTGGAAATTTGGAGAAGAAATTGTGAGTTGAGTAGAAAAGAGGAAAACGTGAGCATCACAAACTTATCTGCCATGAGCGTGGTGGAAATTTGGAAAAGAAATCATGGGTTGATCAGAAAAGAGAGAAAACGTGAAAGGAATAGGCCCATAAATTTCGGTGGGTTTGATTCTCTTTCTTAGCCTCTCTTAAAAGGGCAAAAGAGGCAAGAAATTTGGTGTCCTCGGTAGAAACGGTTTTTAAAGCCATCTCAGATCTAGAAAACAAATTTCCTTTTCATGCTTAGTATATATAGAGTTTTTCGACATACTAGTAGACTCAAAAGtttctaaaatattttatgaacccTATAATTTCAAATAAATGTGTATTTGGAGCCAAATAACATGTTGGCGTTTACGTGTAAGCAGACGGGTGGGAAAGTGGTATTGGACAAAGAAATCATTGAACAAATCTCGTGCAAGACTTTTTATCACGCAGTGGGACAAAATCAATTAATATTTTTCCAAAGCATTTATTTATGGAATGAAACTCGAAATCCGTAGTCTATGCGTCAAAAAAATTGAAATGCTAGGAAACCATTTTCCTCTCATGTTTACAAGTTCTTCTAATAGTTAATGCTTTAGAAAATTTTCCACACTCGTCTATTTTTCAAAGATAAAGACCTCGATGACTATTCAATTACTAGAGGTACCCAAAATTTCCTTATGTTTTATATCCCTTTTCAAATACAAAAATGTTAAAGGAGATATTTGTCAATATTTGTATTTCCTTTTTAGTAACTAAACAAAAGTCTGAAACCTTAAAAAAATACATTGTTTAACATAACATATCGGGTCCCCAAACCCAATCGGGTAATAATCACATTCCAATGTGTTGAGCCTGAgatttgaattctgaaatgTAAAATTCTGTAAGATATTCAGTAAATTTATATTGTCATATACTTTGGCCGCAAAAATTGAGCTGAAAGTTGAATGAAAGAAGAATGCAGAGATGGTATGTTAGGCATAATAtattatgacaaaaacttgtgtgacacGGTCTctcgggtcatatttgtgagacagatctcttatttgggtcatccatgaaaaaaatattattttttatactaagagtattactttttattgtgaatattgataggtttggcccgtctcacagattaggatccgtaagacggtctcagACGAGACCTACTCATGTATTTATATCATTATCATTATTGTATTAAGAATTGGTCGGCTTATCTTGGGCCCGAGATTTCATCACTCTTGAATGAAATTCCTGTGGGTGCAAAAGGCCCAATATCAAACTGATTCACCTTGTGCCTGTTCCTGCAACGATTTCTCACTTATCATCGTAAATTCGTAATACAATCCGTTGCCCAAACTATACATTATATGTTTTAAGAATGGTTTCTTTTATTGTTTCTGGGAGATGGAAAAGACCCGCGTTGATGTTAccatttttggattacttattCTGTCCTGTTAAGAAAACATTGTCATAGTCTATTTTCATGCAATAATCAAATTAttattcttccgcaaattttttcGTTCAATTCAGTTTTAGTTTAAACTCAAACCAACTCTTGTGTATCAACAGTAACAGGAAAAATCACAATTGATTGTTACTGCTCATGCTTAGTAATAAGATTGGAGCCTAGTGATCATGTATAGAATATTGGTCACAAACAACGCTCGTCTCCACTGTTCGGGATCGCAATTGGACGAGGCGTCTTATGGTGGAACCAGTCTATTAAGACATAAAAACCTGTCACGTGAGTTTGAAATTTTGCATCTTAGAACAGATAGATATTTCACATTTGAGGGGACCAATCTACACTAAACCATAGTGGAGTCAAATTTAGAGAGGTCACTGTCATATTgatttgttatatttttattgcatACAAGTTCATAGTCAACTGAGGATTAATTTACTAGGCTAAGATTCAACAAATAAGAAAATCGATTAAAGATTTCATTGACTTTGTGAAACCATTGTGTGGAAC
This region of Primulina eburnea isolate SZY01 chromosome 14, ASM2296580v1, whole genome shotgun sequence genomic DNA includes:
- the LOC140813116 gene encoding uncharacterized protein, producing the protein MSSLGTSKGILEIAKFAVYVTVPIGLMYFYANNAKNLQKFMGKRQYVVYPPEAPRPPSPEEMREMARELARKRDQK